From the genome of Lineus longissimus chromosome 8, tnLinLong1.2, whole genome shotgun sequence, one region includes:
- the LOC135492677 gene encoding uncharacterized protein LOC135492677: MDKAAKAVRRSGVRFMSLGGGHGDLNMVISEQKDVRNSAKAFAAAQNSACQYMVKWASNEQNRAIQDVVNQMMELNLIYTEVQREFSEHLKVFKQMFEMVLEGERHVDQARNHLSTCEQRESKIKKELKKAAKKATNEEIRYLENKLDQAERAKDLAQLELADRIRENEAVKLIRFKEGVTKVSEAYIELGRKTNIIHEAQRDISYQLPDGQEKDLEDIKYTGSGATKQYVIKAKEKIRQCNRQSHRHRHNISNDPNEPPPPYTPGDFYNEQLSLDLEQQAPPRPIRQLSPRQQVQLPPPPSQDFDGNRWDSDYEDDISSMLGAAKM; the protein is encoded by the exons ATGGATAAAGCTGCAAAAGCTGTTCGAAG GAGTGGCGTCCGATTTATGTCCCTTGGTGGAGGCCATGGAGATCTCAACATGGTGATTTCTGAACAGAAAGATGTGAGAAATTCTGCGAAGGCTTTTGCTGCTGCTCAAAATTCAG CTTGTCAGTATATGGTAAAATGGGCCTCCAACGAACAGAACCGCGCAATCCAAGATGTCGTCAACCAGATGATGGAGCTGAACCTCATCTACACAGAGGTACAGAGAGAATTTTCAGAGCACTTGAAGGTGTTCAAGCAGATGTTTGAGATGGTGTTGGAAGGTGAACGGCATGTTGATCAAGCAAGGAATCACTTG TCAACTTGTGAACAACGGGAATCTAAGATCAAGAAAGAGTTAAAAAAGGCAGCTAAG AAAGCTACCAATGAAGAAATTAGGTACTTAGAGAATAAACTTGACCAGGCAGAGAGAGCAAAGGATCTCGCCCAGCTAGAAT TGGCTGACCGGATAAGAGAGAATGAAGCAGTGAAGTTGATCCGCTTCAAGGAAGGCGTCACCAAGGTCTCTGAAGCTTACATCGAATTAGGAAGGAAGACCAACATCATTCATGAAGCTCAACGT GACATCTCCTATCAGCTTCCAGATGGACAAGAAAAGGATTTAGAGGATATCAAATATACTG GCTCAGGTGCTACTAAACAATATGTGATTAAAGCGAAGGAGAAGATTAGGCAGTGTAACCGACAATCTCACCGACACAGACACAATATCTCAA ATGATCCCAATGAGCCCCCACCACCGTACACACCCGGTGACTTCTACAACGAGCAGCTCAGCCTCGATCTCGAGCAGCAGGCCCCACCCCGGCCTATCAGGCAGCTCTCCCCTCGACAACAAGTACAACTTCCACCGCCACCATCACAAGACTTTGATGGAAATCGCTGGGATAGTGACTACGAGGATGATATATCGAGCATGTTGGGTGCTGCCAAGATGTGA
- the LOC135492515 gene encoding sperm-specific sodium:proton exchanger-like produces the protein MAPYHTILLDGTPSRFGRSAADPPTCGGNTGQACVPVTTDASGNTHVGDWTTHDPTVILFISGSLLFGALTRSLLRRFHLPIPYTVVMLLIGICIGLLAEYTPGGYIRAFTGMARGDPHIILYVFLPILIFESAFLMDFHTLVKSILQITLLAVPGLLLSTFLTCLVPMFIFQYDWGWDVGMMFGAILSATDPVAVVALLHDLGASKQLATLIEGESLLNDGAAIVLFYVCLNLVFSLHFLGGEITLYFLQYACCSPLFGFISGKICTLWLSKIFNDALTEITITLGFTYSTYFICESLFNWSGVLAVVVLGLVINAERTVISPEVEAFLHRFWEMLAYIANTLIFVLVGVVIVEQALPVITLEDILFVLALYCQITVIRGLVIAVFSPILRKIGYGLTWKMGVVMTWGGLRGAVSLTLALLVAHDFALDSGNIGSKILIHTACIVMLTLVVNATTTQYLLKALGMSEISAPKRMAMASAIRTLQEVKLRSMNVLKNDRFLADSDWTIVDEGTTVKDPYKTNDEEAEMETLTYLHRFSKCPECSHDVQSEPSVKEKEEMEEEARLRLLKAQKISYWKQFEHGLLSQEAVRKLIDQTETVADTPGTFINVEELKQTWQVRGIYHKLKTRLERWIQTGSMFVIPPPKNRHLMRAYRIVEHMGFEILIYVIIMVNLAPIIAEQVIETYYQNDPNFPAYTLMFQIINIVFFFIYIVEAVLKMLGQRKWYWKSFWNYLDLAIIIINLVDVVIDISSMLDADLITSTALISPSFIKITKVFKFLRMGRALRLFKAVIPQILGFLNRRINEQLSFGYDVGKGYVFGEEEVRKHIDLMVDDKGIAKNLKTIIDTGRLNVVRELGMLQRQNPGIAVSVKTRQAIRNVLNTMRDNLTQLKGDGLLDETEARKLEANLEAKMKQIQNLPSCIPPPPPEKILNSISWIEDDQKVIEYMQLGARLMTFDYGDDIIKKGDVPNGIYIIISGMVKVYSEESDKDEEYVDFLTAGNVIGEMGILTSNPRNCTITCETSTQCYHIRPDVIIKAMEQFSHLEDRLWLVCAVRLASAILMKQPKYQGWTLDKIKMVLETAYLANLKDKLAFTYEWYMNDVILINGICLNANTREAYQGPCYIKSTINKLLLAAEESPKHVILIVPNDDPGQAAKHSSGRHLNSMICTGHGSPTGSSHDLEGANASSLCLRHASQHRVALKHKISEDKLKKNMNKDSAPDPLPPHLQRLRVDKPRPSLPQLTSSGTAAAAVDLHSATSQGTAVNTHKVVVKSRGEMAKSSGPTKTDDKDKKAAPSSKETKTLSLSKHLPPLQAPTKPAKEFPEDDMPVTVNV, from the exons ATGGCACCCTACCACACAATTCTTCTTGACGGAACACCCAGCCGATTCGGGCGCTCTGCTGCTGATCCACCAACTTGCGGGGGTAATACGGGTCAAGCATGCGTCCCTGTAACCACTGATGCATCAGGGAACACTCATGTTGGCGATTGGACAACTCATGATCCCACTGTCATTCTCTTCATTTCTGGTTCCTTACTTTTTGGTG CATTGACCAGGTCTCTTCTGCGACGGTTTCATCTTCCAATCCCTTACACAGTGGTTATGTTGCTGATTGGTATATGTATCGGCTTGCTGGCTGAATATACTCCAGGGGGCTACATAAGGGCCTTTACTGGAATGGCAAGGGGAGACCCACACATTATCCTCTATGTGTTCTTGCCAATTCTCATCTTCGAGTCGGCCTTCCTTATGGACTTCCACACCCTAGTCAAGTCGATCCTGCAAATCACTTTATTAGCTGTACCAGGCCTCT TGTTGTCTACCTTTTTGACTTGCCTGGTACCGATGTTCATCTTCCAATACGATTGGGGCTGGGACGTTGGAATGATGTTTGGTGCTATATTAAGTGCCACTGATCCTGTTGCTGTGGTAGCCTTGCTACATGACCTGGGCGCTTCGAAACAGCTTGCCACATTGATTGAAGGGGAATCCCTGCTGAATGATGGAGCTGCCATTGTGTTGTTTTATGTGTGTCTGAATCTG gtattttctcttcattttctaGGTGGCGAAATCACATTGTACTTCCTGCAGTATGCTTGCTGCAGTCCTCTCTTCGGATTTATTTCGGGAAAAATATGCACCCTCTGGTTGTCAAAGATCTTCAATGATGCGCTGACAGAGATAACCATTACACTGGGGTTCACGTATTCCACCTATTTCATTT GTGAATCTCTGTTCAATTGGTCTGGAGTGTTAGCTGTGGTTGTCCTTGGTCTGGTTATCAATGCCGAGAGAACTGTCATCAGTCCAGAAGTTGAAGCTTTCCTCCACAGATTCTGGGAGATGTTGGCCTACATAGCCAATACATTGATCTTTGTGCTCGTTGGGGTGGTGATCGTAGAACAAGCCCTACCTGTCATCACTCTGGAAGATATTCTATTTGTTCTTGCACTTTATTGTCAAATCACAGTCATAAG GGGTTTAGTGATAGCCGTCTTCAGTCcaattctaaggaaaattggcTATGGTCTGACTTGGAAGATGGGTGTTGTCATGACTTGGGGTGGTCTACGCGGGGCTGTCAGTTTGACATTGGCTTTGCTGGTTGCCCATGACTTTGCTTTAGACTCAGGCAACATTGGAAGTAAG ATCCTGATCCACACAGCCTGCATTGTGATGTTGACATTAGTTGTGAATGCAACAACGACTCAATATCTCCTTAAAGCACTAG GAATGAGTGAAATCTCAGCCCCAAAACGAATGGCAATGGCAAGCGCCATAAGAACCTTACAAGAAGTCAAACTTCGGTCAATGAACGTGCTGAAGAATGATCGATTCCTAGCCGATTCGGATTGGACGATTGTTGATGAGGGGACTACAGTGAAAGACCCGTACAAGACGAATGATGAGGAGGCAGAAATGGAAACATTGACGTACTTGCACCGCTTCAGCAAGTGTCCTGAATGCAGTCATGACGTTCAGAGTGAGCCCTCCGTGAAGGAGAAGGAGGAAATGGAAGAAGAAGCAAGACTTCGCTTGCTTAAGGCTCAGAAG ATCAGTTACTGGAAGCAGTTCGAACATGGGCTACTCTCCCAGGAGGCAGTGCGGAAACTGATAGATCAGACAGAAACTGTGGCCGACACACCAGGAACATTCATAAATGTTGAGGAACTCAAGCAAACTTGGCAAGTCAGAGGAATCTATCATAAATTG AAAACTCGGCTTGAAAGATGGATTCAAACGGGCTCCATGTTTGTCATCCCTCCACCAAAGAACCGCCATCTGATGAGGGCATACAGAATTGTCGAGCACATGGGATTCGAAATCTTGATTTATGTCATTATCATGGTGAACTTGGCCCCAATTATAGCTGAACAAGTGATCGAGACATATTACCAGAATGACCCCAATTTTCCCGCCTACACTTTGATGTTTCAAATCATCAACATCGTGTTCTTCTTCATCTATATAGTGGAAGCGGTTCTGAAG ATGCTTGGCCAGAGAAAGTGGTATTGGAAAAGCTTCTGGAATTATCTGGATctggccatcatcatcatcaatctgGTGGATGTGGTAATCGACATCAGTTCAATGTTAGATGCAGATCTGATCACCTCCACAGCTCTCATATCACCATCTTTCATCAAGATAACCAAGGTATTCAAGTTCCTCAGGATGGGCAGAGCGCTGAGACTTTTCAAG GCAGTCATTCCTCAGATTTTGGGATTTCTAAACCGACGTATCAATGAACAGTTGAGCTTTGGCTACGATGTTGGTAAAGGCTACGTATTTGGAGAGGAGGAGGTCAGGAAACACATTGATTTGATGGTGGACGACAAGGGCATCGCCAAGAATCTCAAAACGATCATCGACACTGGGAGGCTGAATGTTGTCAGGGAGTTGG GAATGCTTCAGCGTCAAAACCCAGGTATAGCTGTATCTGTGAAGACAAGGCAGGCCATAAGGAACGTCTTGAATACCATGCGGGACAATCTCACACAGCTAAAGGGTGATGGTTTACTCGACGAGACTGAAGCAAGGAAACTTGAAGCT AATCTGGAGGCCAAGATGAAACAGATCCAGAACCTGCCGTCCTGCATCCCTCCGCCCCCACCAGAAAAGATCCTCAACAGCATCAGCTGGATTGAAGATGACCAAAAGGTTATCGAATATATGCAGTTGGGTGCCAGGCTCATGACGTTCGACTATGGCGACGACATAATAAAAAAAGGGGATGTGCCCAATGGAATATACATCATAATATCTGGAATGGTCAAGGTAT ACTCTGAAGAATCTGATAAGGACGAGGAATATGTGGATTTCCTGACTGCAGGAAACGTCATCGGTGAAATGGGCATCCTGACTTCGAATCCAAGGAATTGTACTATCACATGTGAAACATCCACACAG TGCTACCACATCCGACCAGATGTAATTATTAAAGCCATGGAACAGTTCAGTCATCTTGAAGATCGTCTCTGGCTGGTGTGTGCTGTCAGACTGGCCTCCGCGATCCTGATGAAGCAACCAAAATATCAAGGATGGACCTTGGACAAAATCAAGATGGTTCTAGAAACGGCATACCTGGCAAACTTGAAAGATAAGCTGGCGTTTACGTACGAGTGGTACATGAACGATGTCATTCTCATAAATG GTATCTGTCTGAATGCAAACACCAGAGAAGCTTATCAAGGACCATGCTACATCAAGAGCACAATCAACAAGCTCCTACTCGCC GCAGAGGAGAGTCCAAAACATGTGATCTTGATCGTTCCAAACGATGATCCAGGACAGGCTGCCAAGCATTCCTCTGGTAGACACTTGAATTCGATGATCTGCACTGGCCACGGTTCACCAACTGGAAGCAGCCATGACCTAGAGGGCGCCAATGCTAGTTCGTTGTGTCTGCGGCATGCTTCGCAACACAGGGTCGCACTCAAGCACAAGATCAGCGAGGATAAACTGAAGAAAAAT
- the LOC135492121 gene encoding GTP-binding protein 10-like: protein MVLVSRIANAVFSKGKAAVRKQTSFIDRLRINVKGGSGGQGFPKYGGIGGRGGDVYVVASKHLSLKSVKAKCPKQKYTAEAGGNSKVHRLMGPPGQDLEIPVPTGICIRLDNGKAIGDMNEVGMKVKVATGGIGGGPENNFAGQRGVSRNITLDLKLIADIGLVGFPNAGKSTLLGAVSRAAPKIANYPFTTIKPQLGTMMYEDNRQITVADLPGLIEGAHVNFGMGHSFLKHVERTKMLLLVVDVFGFQLSNEHPHRTAFETILLLNKELELYKPELLEKPAILALNKTDMEGAQEKLHEVVDKLEHVEKLIKELDDTFRPKQLMKFDDVVHISAKKKDSVGWLQSRVREVLDYYADQRYEAEHTELLRKGTIKPIEMPTERSKTKLV, encoded by the exons ATGGTTCTTGTTTCTAGAATAGCTAATGCTGTGTTTTCGAAGGGAAAAGCCGCTGTT AGAAAACAAACCAGCTTCATTGATCGCCTGAGGATTAATGTGAAAGGGGGCTCCGGAGGTCAAGGCTTCCCAAAATATGGTGGCATTGGTGGAAGAGGTGGTGATGTGTATGTGGTGGCATCGAAGCATCTGTCCCTAAAGTCAGTAAAGGCAAAGTGTCCAAAGCAGAAGTACACTGCAGAGGCTGGTGGCAATAGCAA GGTTCATCGACTTATGGGACCACCTGGGCAAGACCTAGAAATACCAGTTCCCACAGGAATATGCATCAGACTCGACAATGGCAAAGCCATAG GTGACATGAATGAAGTTGGTATGAAGGTGAAGGTGGCAACGGGTGGCATTGGTGGTGGTCCGGAGAACAACTTTGCTGGACAGAGAGGTGTCAGTCGAAATATCACGTTAGATCTAAAGTTAATAGCTGACATTGGATTAGTTGG CTTCCCAAATGCTGGAAAATCTACATTGTTGGGTGCAGTTTCAAGAGCAGCGCCAAAGATTGCAAATTACCCCT tcacaaccataaaaCCTCAGCTTGGAACCATGATGTATGAGGATAACAGACAG ATCACTGTTGCGGATCTTCCTGGTTTGATTGAAGGAGCTCATGTCAACTTTGGCATGGGCCATAGTTTCCTGAAACACGTCGAGAGGACAAAAATGTTGCTGCTTGTTGTTGATGTGTTTGGATTCCAACTGAGTAATGAACATCCACACCGAACTGCTTTTGAAACAATCCTCTTGCTGAATAAG GAGTTGGAGCTATACAAGCCTGAATTACTTGAAAAGCCAGCGATATTAGCTCTGAATAAAACTGATATGGAGGGAGCTCAAGAAAAACTGCATGAAGTGGTAGACAAGCTGGAGCATGTGGAGA aactGATCAAAGAACTTGATGACACATTCCGCCCGAAGCAGTTGATGAAATTTGATGATGTGGTACATATTTCTGCAAAAAAGAAGGATTCAGTTGGATGGCTCCAGAGCAGGGTTCGAGAAGTACTGGACTATTATGCAGATCAACGATATGAAGCAGAACACACAGAACTTCTTAGAAAAGGGACAATTAAACCTATTGAAATGCCAACGGAAAGGTCAAAGACAAAACTTGTGTGA
- the LOC135492230 gene encoding autophagy-related protein 101-like, translating to MNARSQIFELSVEGRQIEEVVLSLFHSLLLHRTLGKFHYKQEGSYSIGTVGVEEVDCDFVDFTYIRCSSDEVDRELKREVAVFRDALRNQDEDRCGQISLEFYQKKRARWPFPAECIPWEVWTVRLEVIQLANEHEKQICREKVGEILGEKICYIAEAMNRHEYVPKMPNQSELDLVFDVNFNDVQPYLHKISYSTTGPTSTSVGTTMRKFIKDTLAL from the exons ATGAATGCCCGATCCCAAATATTTGAGCTG TCAGTTGAAGGGAGGCAGATTGAAGAAGTTGTCCTCA gttTATTTCACAGCCTTCTGTTGCATAGAACTCTAGGGAAG TTTCACTATAAACAAGAAGGGAGCTATTCAATTGGGACAGTAGGAGTTGAAGAGGTGGATTGTGATTTTGTGGATTTCACATAT ATACGCTGCAGCTCAGATGAAGTGGATAGGGAACTCAAACGTGAAGTGGCTGTTTTCAGAGATGCCCTGCGTAATCAAGATGAAGACAGGTGTGGGCAG ATTTCGCTAGAATTCTATCAGAAGAAACGTGCTAGGTGGCCATTCCCTGCTGAGTGCATACCCTGGGAGGTGTGGACAGTCAGGTTGGAGGTCATTCAGCTTGCAAATGAACATG AGAAACAAATTTGCCGGGAGAAAGTTGGCGAAATATTGGGGGAGAAGATCTGCTACATTGCAGAGGCCATGAACCGACACGAATACGTGCCAAAGATGCCTAACCAATCAGAGTTGGATCTCGTGTTCGATGTAAATTTCAACGACGTGCAACCATATTTACATAAG ATTTCCTATTCAACGACTGGTCCGACATCCACGTCTGTTGGCACCACCATGAGAAAGTTTATCAAGGATACTCTGGCTCTCTAG